Genomic window (Acidobacteriota bacterium):
CTCCTCGAGGAGGGCCAAAAGATGGCCGCGAACCGCTGGTCGGAGTTCGTCGGAAGTTGTGATCCGCCCGGAACGGATCTCCTGGCGGAGTGCATCGACCAGGCGGAGGGATAGCTCGACACCCGCATCCGACGCGATCAGGGCCTCTTCAAGGCGATCGAGATGAGCGGGCTCTACCGGGCCCTGTCGGCGCAATGCGTCTCCCGCCTTCTCCAGGAACTCGGTGTGGGTCATGAACAGACCGCGTTTCAGTTTTTTGAGAAAAGTGCCAGCCATCACACCCCCGTAGCGCCGGGAATGGAGTCGGCTCTGGTTGCGGCGGAGTGCCAGCCTCAGACGATCTCTTTCGCGATCACCTCGGCCGCACGACGCAATCGATGAAGGGCGTGTGCCCGGGAGCCGCTCCGATCCACGACGAGCACCACATAGTAGCCGTCGGGGAGGGCCTGCGTCAACGTGACCAACGAGGTTCCTTCGAGCACGAAGCTGTCGATCTGGCCTGCATCCATATTGGCGGCCAACTGATCGAGCCGGCGCATGAAGATGCTGTGGTAGGCCCCTTCCACCTTGAGATCGAAGGGGTCGTCGTGGCGGGTTACCCACTCGACGGCTTCGCCCTCGGGATCGACCAATATCGCGCCCACCGCCTGTGGCACATCGACCAGCAGGTTGGTCAAAAGGTAGTTGAAAGGCATTCAGCGAGGCCCTGCCACGTCGGTCATTCTTCTCGGCTAACCGGCACCGAGGAGGTTTCTCGCCGTGTCAGCGTACTCGGAATCGGGCGCGTCCGCGATCACCTGTTGGAGATAAGGCGCCGCTTCGTCGGTCTGACCCATCAGAATCAGGAGCTTGCCGAGCTCGAGCGAGACTCGGGTCATCTCCGGGAAATTGATCCTGGCCTCCTCGAGCAATACCTTCGCACGAGCCAGCTGGCCCTGTCGCTGCGCGATCTCGGCCAACCTCAAGTAGGCGTCGAAGACCGGGTTCGGCGGAACGATCGCTCTTCGAAAGCTCTCCTCGGCGGCGCCGAGTTGGCTTCGCTTGAGATAGGTGAGGCCGAGGTTGTAGTTGACCTGTTTGGCGTGGGGGTAGGTAGAGTCTCCGAGCACTGCCACGAAGTCGACCTCTGCGAGGTGCAGCTGACCCATAGCGAGGTAGGTTGCTCCGCGGTTGTTACGCGCATCGGTGAAAAGCGGTACCAGCTCGAGGGCCTGGTTGAAATGTTCGAGCGCCTGATCGAACTGCCCCTGGCGGAGATAACAGAGTCCCATCATGTTGTGGTTCGTAGCGTTGCCCGGGGCGATGCGGTCAGCCTGTTGGAAGCGTTGCAGGGCCTCGTCGTACTGACCTTGCTGCATCAACACCAATCCCTGGCGCATGTAGGTCAGCGACTGCAGCGGATCGACGACAGGCGTCGGTTGGCTTTTGGCCTTCTTTTTTTTTGGCGCACTCGGCGGGTGTTCGGCGCTGGCGCTCGAACAGGCGACGACACTCGCCAGGATCATCGTGGTGCAGGCTGCGGCTGCGATAAGGCGTTTCATGAAACCTCCGTGTGCGCCGTTTCTTCCACTGAGCTCATCGGGGGGCTGATATCTCCGGATTCGACCGCGGCCATGAATGCGTCCACGACGACCGGGTCAAACCGCGTTTCAGACATCGATCGCATTTTGGCGAGAACGTAATCCAGAGTCATTGCCTTTTGATAGGGTCGGGTCGTCGTCATTGCGTCAAATGTGTCGGCGACGCCAATGATGCGGGCAACCATCGGAATTTCTTCACCCTTCAGGTGGTCCGGGTATCCCTTGCCGTCCCATGTTTCATGGTGGTTGCGAATGCCGGGGATAATGTCCTTGAGCATTCGAATCGGACTCATGATCTGAGCGCCGATCGACGGATGCTGGCGCATGATCTCGAACTCGTCGTCCGACAGTCCGCCGGGCTTGTTGAGAATGCCTTCGCGGATCCCGAGCTTGCCAACGTCGTGCAGGATGGCCGCGATATGAACGCGAAAGACTTCGTCTTGGTTGAGAC
Coding sequences:
- a CDS encoding roadblock/LC7 domain-containing protein; translated protein: MPFNYLLTNLLVDVPQAVGAILVDPEGEAVEWVTRHDDPFDLKVEGAYHSIFMRRLDQLAANMDAGQIDSFVLEGTSLVTLTQALPDGYYVVLVVDRSGSRAHALHRLRRAAEVIAKEIV
- a CDS encoding tetratricopeptide repeat protein, coding for MKRLIAAAACTTMILASVVACSSASAEHPPSAPKKKKAKSQPTPVVDPLQSLTYMRQGLVLMQQGQYDEALQRFQQADRIAPGNATNHNMMGLCYLRQGQFDQALEHFNQALELVPLFTDARNNRGATYLAMGQLHLAEVDFVAVLGDSTYPHAKQVNYNLGLTYLKRSQLGAAEESFRRAIVPPNPVFDAYLRLAEIAQRQGQLARAKVLLEEARINFPEMTRVSLELGKLLILMGQTDEAAPYLQQVIADAPDSEYADTARNLLGAG